In Mercurialis annua linkage group LG5, ddMerAnnu1.2, whole genome shotgun sequence, a single genomic region encodes these proteins:
- the LOC126680886 gene encoding proteasome subunit alpha type-5-like: MFLTRTEYDRGVNTFSPEGRLFQVEYAIEAIKLGSTAIGIKTKEGVVLAVEKRITSPLLEPSSVEKVMEIDEHIGCAMSGLIADARTLVEHARVETQNHRFSYGEPMTVESTTQALCDLALRFGEGDEESMSRPFGVSLLIAGHDENGPSLYYTDPSGTFWQCNGKAIGSGSEGADSSLQEQYNKDLTLQEAETIALSILKQVMEEKVTPNNVDIARVAKVYHLYTPAEVETVISRL; encoded by the exons atgtttctCACAAG GACTGAGTATGACAGAGGAGTTAACACTTTTTCTCCAGAAGGAAGATTATTTCAGGTCGAATATGCAATTGAAGCTATCAAG CTAGGTTCCACAGCAATTGGGATAAAGACAAAGGAAGGTGTTGTGCTTGCCGTCGAGAAGCGTATTACTTCACCACTGCTG GAACCCAGCAGTGTGGAGAAAGTTATGGAAATTGATGAACATATTGGATGTGCTATGAGTGGTTTGATTGCAGATGCTCGGACACTTGTTGAGCATGCACGTGTCGAAACTCAG AACCATAGGTTCTCTTATGGTGAGCCCATGACAGTGGAGTCTACAACACAAGCACTCTGTGATCTGGCACTACGATTTGGTGAAGGCGATGAAGAATCCATG TCTCGACCATTTGGGGTGTCACTCCTGATCGCTGGCCACGATGAGAATGGTCCTAGCCT GTACTATACTGATCCATCGGGCACATTTTGGCAATGCAATGGAAAGGCTATTGGTTCAGGTTCAGAAGGCGCAGATAGCTCTTTGCAAGAGCAATATAACAAG GACCTCACTCTTCAAGAAGCCGAGACTATTGCACTTTCCATTCTGAAGCAAGTAATGGAAGAAAAG GTGACTCCGAACAATGTTGACATTGCAAGGGTGGCCAAAGTCTACCATCTGTATACCCCTGCAGAGGTGGAGACTGTTATTAGTCGCCTATAG
- the LOC126680885 gene encoding proteasome subunit alpha type-5 codes for MFLTRTEYDRGVNTFSPEGRLFQVEYAIEAIKLGSTAIGIKTKEGVVLAVEKRITSPLLEPSSVEKVMEIDEHIGCAMSGLIADARTLVEHARVETQNHRFSYGEPMTVESTTQALCDLALRFGEGDEESMSRPFGVSLLIAGHDENGPSLYYTDPSGTFWQCNGKAIGSGSEGADSSLQEQFNKDLTLQEAETIALSILKQVMEEKVTPNNVDIARVAKTYHLYTPAEVETVINRL; via the exons ATGTTTCTCACAAG GACCGAGTATGATAGAGGAGTTAACACTTTTTCTCCAGAAGGAAGATTATTTCAAGTTGAATATGCAATTGAAGCTATCAAG CTAGGTTCCACAGCAATCGGGATAAAGACAAAAGAAGGCGTTGTGCTTGCCGTTGAGAAGCGAATTACTTCACCACTGCTG GAACCCAGCAGTGTGGAAAAAGTTATGGAAATTGATGAACATATTGGATGCGCTATGAGTGGTTTGATTGCAGATGCTCGTACACTTGTTGAGCATGCACGTGTGGAAACTCAG AACCATAGATTCTCTTATGGTGAGCCCATGACTGTGGAGTCTACAACGCAAGCACTCTGTGATCTGGCACTACGATTTGGTGAAGGCGATGAAGAATCCATG TCTCGACCATTTGGGGTGTCACTCCTGATTGCTGGTCATGATGAGAATGGTCCTAGCCT GTACTATACTGATCCATCGGGCACATTTTGGCAATGCAATGGAAAGGCTATAGGTTCAGGTTCAGAAGGTGCAGATAGCTCTTTGCAAGAGCAATTTAACAAG GACCTCACTCTTCAAGAGGCCGAGACGATTGCACTTTCCATTTTGAAGCAAGTAATGGAAGAAAAG GTGACTCCGAACAATGTTGACATTGCAAGGGTGGCCAAAACCTACCATCTGTATACCCCTGCAGAAGTGGAGACTGTTATTAATCGCCTATAG